In the SAR202 cluster bacterium genome, one interval contains:
- a CDS encoding response regulator, with translation MARETLQSTVLVVEGDKNLARLVSRILREAGFSVQQAETGADALVAIDGGAVDAVVLDLGLPDGMGGAVLSRLRELRAAVDGSYKPVWVSTSARDIGEIRRLYGNPGPLFIPKPFDPWNLAGLLRKTIAERRKQAENPES, from the coding sequence ATGGCACGTGAAACGCTGCAGTCCACCGTGCTCGTGGTCGAGGGCGATAAGAACCTCGCGCGACTGGTGAGCCGCATTCTGAGAGAGGCCGGCTTCAGCGTGCAGCAGGCGGAGACGGGCGCGGACGCGCTGGTCGCGATCGACGGGGGCGCTGTGGATGCCGTTGTGCTTGACCTGGGGCTGCCGGATGGGATGGGCGGCGCAGTGCTTTCACGGCTCAGGGAGCTGAGAGCAGCAGTGGACGGCTCGTACAAGCCCGTATGGGTATCGACCTCCGCACGCGACATCGGCGAGATTCGGCGCCTTTACGGCAACCCCGGACCACTCTTTATCCCCAAGCCCTTCGACCCGTGGAACCTTGCCGGCCTTCTCCGCAAAACAATAGCGGAGAGAAGAAAACAGGCCGAAAATCCTGAAAGCTAA